In Terriglobales bacterium, the following are encoded in one genomic region:
- the ada gene encoding bifunctional DNA-binding transcriptional regulator/O6-methylguanine-DNA methyltransferase Ada, with product MPLMSNDDPRWAAVLAHDRKQDGRFFYAVRTTGVYCRPSCPSRRPRRDNVRFFATAEEAERAGFRPCLRCQPLAVRPGDARAASVERICRYIEEHLDEPVRLGALGRRFGMSPFHLQRTFKSVLGITPREYAETCRMRSLKNGLHSGRNVTEAMHEAGYGSTSRLYEKTDGQLGMTPSLYRLGANKITIRYATVNSPLGRLLVAATDKGICSIAFGDSEASLLKGLRKEYPKAQFKRAEVVLHRWIGALLQQMYGEPADTPLPLDIRATAFQRRVWQHLRSIPFGSTRSYSEVARDIGEPSATRAVARACATNPVAIAIPCHRVVRSDGGLGGYRWGIERKKQLLEREAEARS from the coding sequence ATGCCTCTGATGTCCAACGACGATCCCCGCTGGGCCGCGGTGCTGGCGCATGACCGCAAGCAGGACGGCCGCTTCTTTTATGCCGTGCGCACCACCGGCGTGTACTGCCGGCCGTCGTGCCCGTCGCGCCGCCCGCGGCGCGACAACGTGCGCTTCTTCGCGACGGCGGAAGAAGCCGAGCGCGCCGGCTTCCGGCCCTGCCTGCGCTGCCAGCCGCTGGCGGTCCGTCCCGGAGACGCCCGCGCCGCCTCGGTGGAGCGGATCTGCCGTTACATCGAGGAGCACCTGGACGAACCGGTGAGGCTGGGCGCGCTCGGACGCCGCTTCGGCATGAGCCCCTTCCACTTGCAACGGACTTTCAAGTCGGTGCTCGGCATCACTCCGCGGGAGTATGCCGAGACTTGCCGCATGCGCTCGCTGAAGAACGGGCTCCACTCCGGACGCAACGTGACCGAGGCCATGCACGAAGCCGGCTACGGCTCGACCAGCCGCCTTTACGAGAAGACCGACGGCCAGCTTGGCATGACCCCCAGCCTGTATCGCTTGGGCGCGAACAAGATCACCATTCGCTACGCTACGGTGAATTCGCCGTTGGGCCGGCTGCTGGTGGCAGCGACCGACAAGGGCATCTGCTCCATCGCCTTCGGCGATTCGGAAGCGAGCCTGCTGAAGGGGCTGCGCAAGGAGTATCCGAAGGCCCAGTTCAAGCGCGCGGAAGTCGTGCTCCACCGCTGGATCGGCGCGTTGCTGCAGCAGATGTATGGTGAGCCCGCCGACACCCCGTTGCCGCTCGATATCCGGGCTACCGCCTTCCAGCGCAGGGTGTGGCAACACCTGCGATCCATCCCCTTTGGCAGCACCCGGAGCTACTCCGAAGTCGCCCGCGACATCGGTGAACCCAGCGCCACCCGGGCCGTGGCCCGGGCCTGCGCGACCAATCCCGTGGCCATTGCCATCCCCTGCCATCGCGTGGTGCGCAGTGACGGAGGCCTGGGCGGATATCGCTGGGGGATTGAGCGCAAGAAGCAACTGCTGGAGCGCGAGGCCGAAGCCAGGAGCTAG
- a CDS encoding NADH-quinone oxidoreductase subunit A, which yields MPDNYFARYLPLLIHVLIVGGIAVGMVVLSQLLGKHKWSRAKMSPYECGIIPTGDARQRFSVKFYLVAMLFILFDVEVVFLYPWAVLLRELKMFGFWEMLVYIGIILVGFFYIWKKGVLDWSKPEAERSE from the coding sequence ATGCCCGACAATTACTTCGCCCGCTACCTGCCGCTGCTCATCCACGTGCTCATCGTGGGTGGGATCGCGGTCGGGATGGTGGTGCTTTCCCAGCTGCTGGGCAAGCACAAGTGGTCCCGGGCAAAGATGTCCCCCTATGAGTGCGGCATCATCCCCACGGGCGACGCGCGCCAGCGCTTCTCAGTGAAGTTTTACCTGGTCGCCATGCTCTTCATCCTGTTCGATGTGGAAGTCGTCTTCCTCTATCCCTGGGCAGTGCTCCTGCGGGAGCTCAAGATGTTCGGGTTCTGGGAGATGCTGGTGTACATCGGGATCATCCTGGTGGGCTTCTTCTACATCTGGAAAAAGGGCGTGCTGGACTGGTCCAAGCCGGAAGCAGAACGGAGCGAGTAG